From Vanrija pseudolonga chromosome 1, complete sequence, a single genomic window includes:
- the CAN1_2 gene encoding Arginine permease CAN1 has protein sequence MDPAQPTNDSGDLGESGEKPPSVLYEPSPAGVREERAHDVNIDIHTQRYDGVQRRMEQRHIQMIGLAGTIGTGLFLGSGMVLHRAGPAGALLAYTMCGTLTYAMTACLGEMSTFAPISGGHIHFAERWLHPSMGFAVGWQIVFTTFVAIPTEVIASSILISFWDKKFTQAHQAGYMTMFIVVCSIINLLGVRWFGEFEFAFATMKIILIVGLIIAGLVVSLGGGPNHERIGFRYWKDPGAFVPMLYPGAKGKFLAWFTNVVTAGYSFVGMEAVAIAAAEVKNPRVSIPRAIKRVFIRIVLFYIVSILVIGMLVPSTDPDLLRNRGTAASSPFVIAFSHAGIKVLPSIVNGGVLSSAFSATCSGIYSGSRILYSLGLRGMAPRFVAYTTKRGLPLVAVLITSVFLTLSYMALGAGAETALTWLLALTSLSGFIVWGTVGATYIRFRRGMEVQGFDRSTLRYANPLQPFLAWWVLVWAVLLVFLQGWPVFTRGNWNTTDFFISYITIPVFVLLLVGYTIAKRPRAIKLKDLDFVSNIPTDEETGYEEPKAPTTWWGKVLGFLFT, from the exons aTGGACCCTGCGCAGCCAACGAACGACTCGGGCGACTTGGGCGAGTCGGGGGAGAAACCTCCCTCAGTACTCTACGAGCCCTCCCCGGCGggggtgcgcgaggagcgggcgCACGATGTGAACATTGACATTCACACGCAGCGAT ATGACGGCGTCCAGCGGCGTATGGAGCAACGGCACATCCAGATGATTGGCCTCGCGGGCACCATTGGCACGGGGCTGTTCCTCGGCTCGGGCATGGTGCTGCACAGAGCCGGCCCTGCCGGTGCCCTGCTTGCCTACACCATGTGCGGGACGTTGACCTATGCGATGA CCGCATGCCTCGGCGAGATGAGCACCTTTGCTCCAATATCTGGCGGCCACATCCACTTTGCCGAGCGCTGGCTGCACCCCTCGATGGGGTTTGCGGTCGGCTGGCAGATTGTGTTCACGACGTTTGTGGCCATCCCGACCGAGGTGATCGCGTCGTCCATCCTCATCAGCTTCTGGGACAAAAAGTTCACGCAGGCCCACCAGGCAGGCTACATGACCATGTTCATCGTCGTGTGCAGCATCATCAACCTGCTGGGTGTGAGATGGTTTGGCGAGTTTGAGTTTGCGT TCGCCACAATGAAGATCATTCTCATCGTCGGACTGATcatcgccggcctcgtcgtgtCCCTAGGCGGCGGGCCAAACCACGAGCGCATAGGCTTCAGGTACTGGAAAGACCCGGGCGCGTTCGTGCCCATGCTCTACCCGGGTGCCAAAGGCAAGTTCCTCGCATGGTTCACCAACGTCGTGACGGCCGGCTACTCTTTCGTCGGGATGGAGGCGGtcgcgatcgccgccgcagaGGTCAAGAACCCGCGCGTGTCGATCCCGCGCGCCATCAAGCGCGTCTTTATCCGCATCGTGCTGTTCTACATCGTGTCCATCCTAGTCATTGGCATGCTCGTCCCCTCGACAGACCCCGACCTGCTGCGCAACCGCGgcacggccgcctcgtcgccgttcgTCATTGCCTTCTCCCACGCCGGCATCAAGGTCCTCCCGTCGATTGTCAACGGCGGTGTgctctcctcggccttctcggccacCTGCTCGGGCATCTACTCTGGCTCGCGCATCCTCTACTCGCTCGGGCTGCGCGGTATGGCCCCGCGCTTCGTGGCGTACACGACCAAGCGCGGGctgcccctcgtcgccgtgctgaTAACGTCCGTCTTCCTCACGCTGAGCTACATGGCGCTtggggcgggggccgagacggcgctcacctggctgctggcgctcACCTCACTCTCGGGCTTTATCGTGTGGGGCACAGTCGGCGCGACATATATTCGCTTCCGGCGCGGAATGGAAGTACAAGGCTTTGACCGTAGCACGCTGCGCTACGCCAACCCGCTGCAGCCGTTTCTGGCGTGGTGGGTGCTCGTGTGGGCGGTGCTGCTCGTGTTCCTGCAAGGCTGGCCAGTGTTCACGCGCGGCAACTGGAACACGACGGATTTCTTCATCTCGTACATCACCATCCCGGTGTTTGTGCTCTTGCTGGTGGGCTACACGATCGCGAAACGCCCACGGGCCatcaagctcaaggacctcgactTTGTGTCCAACATTCCGACTGACGAGGAGACAGGGTACGAGGAGCCAAAGGCGCCCACGACGTGGTGGGGCAAGGTGCTGGGTTTTCTGTTCACATAG